The DNA sequence GACtcgcttttcttttgtttcttggATACTTTCTCATCATCGTcctaaaaaacaatttaatttgcaattattaacaaacatCACATAGCAAATAGCAATGTTTCTATTGAAAGCAtacttgtaattaataaaaaaaaaagcaaatagCAATGTTTCTATTGAAAACATACTTGTGATTAATAAAACCTGTACAGGTcatattacttttaacaaaaatgtaattaatccTAGAATTTaagataatgaaattattaccgCATTTCGTTTAtctcctttcttctttttcttatcATCTTCACTGTCTTCATCGGAATGTTTCTTCTCTGATTTCtgtaataatatgtaattagcaaaaaaagcaataaagattaatttggttaaaaaagtaagataataaaattattaccgCACTACGTTTatttccctttttcttttctttctcttcttcacTGTCTTCCTCAGAATGTTTCTTATCTGATttctgtacaaatatttaatacgtcCAGTTAAATtcgtattataaaaatgaaaaatgttacgcTATTATTGGTATTATCATACCTTAGTACCTCCCTCTCCATCACTGCTGCTGTCATCTTCACTAATATATTCTTTACTCTTAAAAGAACCTACAAGTTTGTTAGGAGACTCTTTCTTCGcatccttcttctttttctctcccttCTCTTTCTTATCTACCTTCTCTTTTTTGTCCTTTGTCTGAGCAGCAGCACTACCACCACCACTGGCTTTATACTCACTCATCGAAGCAGCATATTCTTTCTTCGCCTTTGCTGCTTTCTCCTCCCAttcctaaataatatttagatatataattaaaatgtaacagtaaacaaaagataaaagaCATATTCGTACACCCTTACAGATTTGTCTTTGAGCTCCCTCCACATTTCTCCTCCTTTCTTGGCGATCTCTGTAACTGCAATTCCAGGATTATCCgctttaattttctctcgagTACTATTCAACCATATCATAAACGCAGTTGGTGGCCTCTTAGGTTTGTTTTcatctctttctttcttttgctttCTAGATCTTCTCGGCTTCTCTGACTACAAAAAATGATGTGTTTTATCATCCCTTTAAGCAATTTTGCGATATCATTGGCACTAACTAAATGTGACTCTAACCCACTTTTACAAATCGTATTAATGCTTACCACTGTCTTTGCGGATTTcgatttcctttcctttttatcttttttgtCTTTCTTTTGGCTCTTGCCGGAAGCATCAGAATCATTTTCGCTTTCTGAAGTGTTTGGATTACTGTCATACTCCTCTGCTACGTCACTTTCATCCTAAACGAAcccaatttttaaatgaaacgaaaggagaaaaatttgtttaataatctGTGTCACTCAATATCTTGAATTCAGATATAATCATACTTGATTAGGATTGAAATCTTCATCGGTAGATTCTTCTTCGGAATCCTGATTTTCTTCGGCAGCTCGTTCTTGTGCTTCGGCTTTAACTCTCGCCAAATAAGCATCTGGTTCATCTTCTTGGTCACTGTCCCCGAAGTCGTTATCGTAACTTAATTTATcctattgaatatatatataaaaacaatttttatctacgATTggttacaattataaaataaaaatatgaaaatagacGATCGCTGTACTTACGCTCTTGCCTCTATTTTTAACACGGAGTTTCTTCGACGTGATAAAATCAAACAGTTTTCCATATTCTTCTTTCTCGATGCTACTGAACGTGTGAACCACGCCACTGgtcaattcaatttcaaagtcGAATGACCTGGTTGAGCCTCCGCCGCGTGCAAAGTTTACAGACGCTATCTCTTCGAAACGTATGTGAATCGGAGGTTTATGAACATAAATGAAGCCTCTATCCAGAGGATACAAGCAACCTGCAGCTGCTTTAAAGGAACAACTAATCGCAAGAGCTCCAGAATGactgaaaatgaagaaaaattaaatgtagcaAATTAAAACATCcttaatatatcatttataaataaattcacctCATGAAATTTCCAGGTCCAGTAATTTTTCTGTTGATTATAACTTTCATTACTTTTCCTAACACCTCGTAAGTCGGTCCTGATAACTCTTTCGGTAATTTGTCCTCATACttctcttttaattcttttctgtACGAACAAATGCTTACGTTACAATCTTATATTTAAACTCTATCAATCTTTACGAtattaaactataatttacaTACTCGGAAAAAGGTAATTCGATAgaagtttcttcttcttggcTGAATAACAACACCAAGTAGTGATAACGAGTTTGACCCTGTTTAATAGGTGGATCTAAACTGACCTGGAAAGATAataatgataagaaaataatgtaagaATTATAGTTATAATTTATAGTCATAAGAAACTTACCACAAAATACATTTGCCTGCTATCCTTGTGCGGTAGAAGGAAAAGCCTCAAAACCGTTGACATCGGAATTTTGTAATCGAAAGTTTTACCGTGCAATTGAAAGAAcgactgaaatatttttatatcataacGACCactgaaataaagaaaatttaattgtgttagaaactatttatatcaaacttttaaaatcatACCTATCTAAATGTACAGGCTAGATGTAAACACGTACCGAGGTGTGAGACATTGAATTTCTCGAAATATGGCAATGGCATCTCCGCTGACGCTAATAACAGAAGCTTTCTCCATGACTTGCTGATGAAATGCTTCTACAGGATCTTGGTCAACGCTATCGCTAATCGGTATATGAAATCTCATCTCCATTAAACTTACAGGAGCATCGTCGttctagaaaaatttattatacagtgATTAATGTTAGCAATTGATATAATAAGTGTAACTTTTTACTATTCACCTGATGAAATTCCAGTGTAACTTCGTTCTTTCCAGTATTGCATTGAGAAACATCATAAAGAGGAATTTCAAAGGCAGTATGATGACCGACATCAAAACTCAAAACAGAACCATTAAACCTTGCTGTACCCCAATTCCAACCTTTTAAACTGAGTTCTTTTTCCAACAtatcttttttgtaattttgcgCAAAGaactttgcaattttttcttgatcctgtacaaaaaatatttaactataaTCTAAATTGTAGAGTAccttgcaattaatttaaacgtttttaCATTGATTATATGTTATACATAATTTCTACATTGtgttgaaatttcattaatttaacagTTCTTACTTACCGTATCCTTAAAACCACGAAACCTATGTAACGttccatttttaagaaatattcgtagaCCCCAGGTACCAATGAATTTCTGATAATTCACCATTTCCATATCGGACGCCGAAATTTGTTCTACTTTGCCTGTCTTTTGATTCTTGAAGATTAGATGTTGATCGGTTAATTTCAGTCGTCCAGGAGTCTGCATACAAGCAAAGTTTgagtgaatttaattatatataaaagagtattcgatcgaattaaatttttttcaaaggtTACCATAAATTCTATGCACATCAAATTGAAActtaatcgaaataaatgattagTATTAcgaattgtaataaatatagaaaaataatgaacaaaaGCAAACGAAATTCTAACCTCAAACATTTGGAAAAGAAgctatgtaaataataatggcaatagaatgaaattaaaagaacgtacgattaatatttacaatgcaagtagaaatattaattattaaaatttgcgAATAAGATATTATTTACCATAGTTCCTTTGACTTCTGCAATTACATCGGGGTATTCCAAGAAATCCATCTTTGAGTTTGAAttcactttaaaataattttcttgttataTTACTTTACTATTTACGGACTAAACGCCCAGTTTCTTTAGAGTTGatgttctttttcaaaatgaaagataaGTTAGAAGAAATCAACGGAGAAAATTGTTGCGTGCTTACAGCCCGCCAACATCAATTCAGCCACATTTGGCGGCTAGGCGGACTAGGTTTATTCGGGTTTATTCCTTTCAAACTTTCAGACGCGAGGTTTTACTTCGCGCATGCGCATAGTATTAAGAACGCTAACGTCAGTGGCGTATCTAATGGCACTCTGAAACTGGCGCTCTTGTGGCCCCaaagtaaaatagaaatacagggtgtcccacaacaccttgaaaggggtggttcgggaggtgatttgaaacaactttttccttagcgaaaatattgtccgaggcttcgttgaggaaatattaagagaaaatcttgaccaatcagagcgcgccgtataccgttggagcggccgcggtagtgaaggctacgagctaagcggccgcgcttgtacgcgaacaagtgactcaacgtgcatcgaaggaccctggacgcggccgcttagctcgtagccttcgctaccgcgaccgctccaacggtatccgcgcgctctgattggtcagtgttttccgttaatatctcctcaacgaagcctcggacaacattttcgctaaggaaaaagttgtttcaaatcacctcccgaaccactcttttcaaggtgttacaacatttttgggacaccctgtagtttctttaaagaatcaatagaaatgtataaagaTATAAAGTAGAAGTATAATTCTCCCATGGACATTGAAACTTGGTTATTATCCCTTGATcaatataaatgaaacgaattgcgatcgtttcaaatatataataacaacCGCTTGATTGACACCATTTAAAACATATTAGGAGAAGAGGGGGTAccgtttctctctctttttctctccttaAACTCTCTCGCTTTTAAAGGCTACTGCGATTGGCGCGTAGGCCAACGTAGCCCGTGACGTAAGACGTGAGTGAACAACGGTTCTACTAACGAACCGTGTCGAGTTCTCGTTTTATCACTCGGTATATTCGGTGAAACTGAAATACCTCGAGGATCATGCTAGTCATATCGAGATATTGAGCTTCCTTCGTCATACTAATCGTCGCTTTCGATGCAAACACCTGCTTACGGTCAAAGAAACATCGCGAGCGACTACTCTTTAGTTTCGATCGGTGAGTATGTCTTCTGCTGAATTTCCGGTTGACTGTCATTccaaaatattaatcaactGTCTCGCGAGAAATTCATTTGCCGACGTTATTAGTCAATAACAATTCATGCCTTATCAGATGCTTTTGTCATTTAAATTCCCTATCTGAGCATTATCGATAGAATCTTTTTGATACAATTATCTTACGattaaatcgaataattatGGAGTTTTAAGAATAGaagttatttgtaattaaaaaactctTAGTGGCTTGTCGATGAAGAGCAATTGTCAAATATTGAGACACGTCAAGCTCCTTTTTCTCACGTTCCTTTACCTAACCTTACAAACACACAATCCTGAATGATCTTTGTCTAACCTATTTCATTAGTCACTATGTACTAgcatatttaacaatttagaaatttagcAATTTTCCTTTGTGTAACATCGTTGTCAACATTTTTTCCTCCACTTGCTATTTGATTACTTTGCCATGAAGCTATCGGTTTACATGTTTCGTTACTTTGTTCGTACGTTCCtttaaattagtttaaatACTCCATTCTTTTATCGCTTATCAATATTTGCACAAGTATCAactctatatatatttatttttatattttccctACGATGTTTCTTAAACATAATTTCGCTCCGGGCTAGAAATgtatttcgtaaattttcgaaactctatagaaatatattctctGTAGTTTAATCGAAATGTTTTTACAATCGCCAGTAATGTTTACAGTCTCAAAAAGATAACTGCATCGCGCATATCTCGTTGCGTGCACTTTAATTCGTTGTTACGTAATGTTTccgcaatattttttttcattatacatgGAAAACTTTCATTTCGCTTGTTATATATTTCAACGTTTTCTGCGCATTcgtcaaatataataattatcgtttgattattcaattttgtaatcgACTAATcgatttcgtttgtacttatGCACGTGGTATCTCcattctttgtatttttgtattcttggtatattttttcgtttcttgatacgtagaattttatttgcgtTCAATGACTCGTTGGGAACAAAACTGGTTTTTAAACGAGCTCGTCGAGATTAGAGAACCCCTCTTACGAGAGATCGATCGATATCTGTGCCGAAATTCCTGGTACTCCAATCCTTCGTGGTCCTACGTCGGaaatgtactgaaatcagaaaaaagagtacaataaattttagagTTTCCTTtttcgatggaaaataattaattttctaacttTCACAACCGAATTATTCGAACGTGGCGATATAAATGGAAATCGATGCTCGCTAAGTTCCTTGTTTATTATACCGACCTTctaaagcaatttaaaacaaatgcTCACCTAAATTTGTAGATAGcatttattttactcgaatCCAATAGCTAGAGcgtattttacattaaaatttttcattttgagaattgttataactttttttatctGTAATTGTAAACGGTAATATCTATGCTAGAAACTGTGAAAACGAAGTACGTTAgcgtataatttaattatcacgTTTTATGCTTACCGTCCCAAATgggaaaaaaaacattctaGTTTCCAGGAAAACTCGCTTGTTAACGTACTCGCGACGAGTTTCTAAAACAGTAATGTGTATTGATGTTCCATGATGAATTTCATGATCTTTTAATCCTATTATTGCATAAAACAATTGAATgggaatataataaaaaacgatGCTTGTTGCATTTGCTCAATGAGTTTTAGatctaattgaaaaataaaattcaaaacacaaGAACTTAGAAAGAAACTAAAACTGTTGCAAATATTGTAccatacatatatttgtattggaaaatgattaattgGCAGCTCAATGCATGCTAATAAATTAGCAATTGAGTGCATAATGTCTAATAAAGGAGTCGTCAGAATGAATAAGAGTCTAACGATGCAAGAATAAAGCATGGCAAATTCAATACAGCAAAAATATAgcaaatacaacaaaaatacagcaaattaatataataaaatgtgcaaaaataatacataatgcatgaaatgtattttaatatatagcGACACGTATTAATGAACATATTAGCatagattatatttataaatgggatgcattgtttatcaaatgtGTGGAcataacaaaatgtaatttcgtAACAGGAAGGAAGTCTTAAACTCCAGTTTCAATGGAAAAGAAGGACAGCCCGACAGCTTCGAATCAATTTAAGTAAGTAAAACATTTCTTAAATGTACATTCCcatctaaaataaaatcaagaaaaaatcTTCTTAGTTAATTCATTCGAATTATCttgtttacagacttttaccaaaaattataaatggcGGAATCGCAGGTATTATCGGGGTCTCTGTCGTATTCCCACTGGACTTGGTTAAAACACGATTACAGAATCAAGTTATCGGGCCTAATGGTGAACGAATGTACAAATCTATGTGagtatgttataaatatatcagaAGTATAGCCAGTTCCTGGAATTATTGACTTAAAGTAATCCTTGAGTTTTAAGAATTAACCTTTAGTAAACACGATATACTTTCAGGCTCGACTGTTTTATGAAAACTTACAAGGAAGAGGGCTATTTCGGCATGTACAAAGGGTCTGCTGTAAATATTCTTCTAATCACACCCGAGAAAGCGATTAAGCTCACTGCCAATGATACTTTTCGACATTACTTGTCTACCGGGCCTGGgtatgttaattttttgtacaacaaaagaaatttagttatttttgaaagcATTGCAGCTAGCTTCATTCGGAACCTGGGGGCTACTGATATCAACACCGATATTATCGACATTGACACCAATATCAATGCCAACATCATTGCTGATACTGGTACCAACGCTGATTCTGATATCAAGACTGACTTTGCATCCTCAGATTCTTAATAAAGTTGGTTACAATGCTGACAATTAAgttctttttcaaatactttATGTATTTCAATGTATTTCTGGTTGTTATTGAGTTCAATGTTGTGTAATTTTCAGACAGAAACTCCCAATAGAACGCGAGATGCTTGCTGGTGGCATGGCTGGAGCGTGTCAAATTATTGTCACCACTCCGATGGAGTTActcaaaattcaaatgcagGATGCTGGTCGAGTAGCGGCAGCAGCAAAGGAaggtaattataataaacgattaaatcgcgtaaaatatacattacacTCGAATTTGCAAGTATTGCGGAAAAagggaaatattaatttgaaaaacatttcttttgcaCATTAACGAGACTGTTAATGAATTGCAAACATGATTTTTGTAGAGAAATTTCATCTCGTTTACAGCTACGCGATACTCGATAGAATTAGGAAACGGAAGATTTAGTTGAGGATGGACGACAGCATATCAAATATAGATTGGTAAACGGTTTTAGAGcattgcattttatttcgaatgtaGAACTGTTCGTTTTCAACGCATTTTATGTCAAATCTTGATttttggaacatttttaaaaacgttacTCTTGAGAAAAGGaagttaatgttatttttgttctaaacaatttgttccttctttatttctaatcaggatggaaaattttgttttgtggacttccttcttttcctcgaaaagTTGGCGATTTACtcattcgaattttattggtTTTGGAAGATATGCATTTGCCCTTTACCTCTTCTTTTCTACTTTATAAGAACCGAGTTTTCCCTGAtatggaatttaattctttttgtttcgcCTAATCTTCTGGTGTGTGGTTTCTAAGGATTGAAGATCCTCCTTGTGTGTCATTCCGCTATATTTAACTAAccgatatgaaaataaaagttgatcgtttttgtgattttcataatattaagTAATTGTTTGTGTtagtacaatatttatatagttatCGATAAAACATCATGTAATTATCAAATTTGCAGTTTTGTAGtctgtatacaaaattaagtTTCTCTGCCATTtgataatgtatttataagaaaacGTGGTATGGGAGataaaggaaagaaacgaatcaTGTTATTGCAGCTGGGAAAACTGTGACAAAGGTGTCTGCCCTGTCTCTAACGAAAGATCTCCTTCGAAATAGAGGTATTTTGGGACTTTACCAAGGCACTGGTGCGACAGCGCTTAGGGATGTCACGTTTTCCGTTATATACTTCCCGTTGTTTGCTAGACTGAATGACATTGGACCGAAGAGGGAGGATGGATCTTGTAAGTCTgttacgaataaaaagaattcagtaacgtatacaaaatttaacgtttcaacGCACACTATctgaaaatatatctttattttcatgatCAGCTGTGTTTTGGTGTTCGTTTCTGGCTGGTTGTGCCGCTGGTTCCACAGCTGCGCTGATGGTCAATCCGTTCGATGTAATCAAAACTAGGTTGCAAGTAATCAAGAAAGCTCCTGGTGAACCAACGTATAATGGCGTGTTTGACTGTATAAGGTACGTGGAAATTTAtcaagaatatattcaacatttgTGGATAACGGCAGAGGACTTACAActtaatttgtaaaaacaaaaatatgtgtCCCTTGCAGTAAAACGATGAGGAACGAAGGCCCTACGGCATTCTTCAAAGGCGGAGCGTGCAGAATGATCGTGATAGCACCCCTTTTCG is a window from the Hylaeus volcanicus isolate JK05 chromosome 7, UHH_iyHylVolc1.0_haploid, whole genome shotgun sequence genome containing:
- the LOC128879187 gene encoding FACT complex subunit Ssrp1, which gives rise to MDFLEYPDVIAEVKGTMTPGRLKLTDQHLIFKNQKTGKVEQISASDMEMVNYQKFIGTWGLRIFLKNGTLHRFRGFKDTDQEKIAKFFAQNYKKDMLEKELSLKGWNWGTARFNGSVLSFDVGHHTAFEIPLYDVSQCNTGKNEVTLEFHQNDDAPVSLMEMRFHIPISDSVDQDPVEAFHQQVMEKASVISVSGDAIAIFREIQCLTPRGRYDIKIFQSFFQLHGKTFDYKIPMSTVLRLFLLPHKDSRQMYFVVSLDPPIKQGQTRYHYLVLLFSQEEETSIELPFSEKELKEKYEDKLPKELSGPTYEVLGKVMKVIINRKITGPGNFMSHSGALAISCSFKAAAGCLYPLDRGFIYVHKPPIHIRFEEIASVNFARGGGSTRSFDFEIELTSGVVHTFSSIEKEEYGKLFDFITSKKLRVKNRGKSDKLSYDNDFGDSDQEDEPDAYLARVKAEAQERAAEENQDSEEESTDEDFNPNQDESDVAEEYDSNPNTSESENDSDASGKSQKKDKKDKKERKSKSAKTVSEKPRRSRKQKKERDENKPKRPPTAFMIWLNSTREKIKADNPGIAVTEIAKKGGEMWRELKDKSEWEEKAAKAKKEYAASMSEYKASGGGSAAAQTKDKKEKVDKKEKGEKKKKDAKKESPNKLVGSFKSKEYISEDDSSSDGEGGTKKSDKKHSEEDSEEEKEKKKGNKRSAKSEKKHSDEDSEDDKKKKKGDKRNADDDEKVSKKQKKSESDEGSDEELIESTPPSSDAESKDSD
- the LOC128879287 gene encoding mitochondrial glutamate carrier 1-like → MEKKDSPTASNQFKLLPKIINGGIAGIIGVSVVFPLDLVKTRLQNQVIGPNGERMYKSMLDCFMKTYKEEGYFGMYKGSAVNILLITPEKAIKLTANDTFRHYLSTGPGQKLPIEREMLAGGMAGACQIIVTTPMELLKIQMQDAGRVAAAAKEAGKTVTKVSALSLTKDLLRNRGILGLYQGTGATALRDVTFSVIYFPLFARLNDIGPKREDGSSVFWCSFLAGCAAGSTAALMVNPFDVIKTRLQVIKKAPGEPTYNGVFDCISKTMRNEGPTAFFKGGACRMIVIAPLFGIAQTVYYLGVAERLLGLK